The Coccidioides posadasii str. Silveira chromosome 3, complete sequence genome contains a region encoding:
- a CDS encoding uncharacterized protein (EggNog:ENOG410PMBB~COG:S) gives MSDNFDYPPASNDHPPRPQLSQATHARLNLASQLRHLRELIEFHDGDGTQRDRALDTLNREVEESYPATAASRLSDYRLNNRSSGDHAERRDRLRRAMQDASDAVETHLISTGSRRPRAGWEDDLSMMVGARRLADINGLSGIQSAQERLRAASSTIRTLLDDSNATPGPASREHPSERQSSRRRNKRIKLDSDDKREGIRGLSYGHYGQVVPGALEMEILSCDGGAYGLNGRTSWPQNILENDNSVFSAKNERCNIILKHHGQTPFCLRRLVIKAPNSGYDGPAGIREGMVFVTMASDELLSRTARYHIIYSCRPLRPPPRRHSWQTTSQRYLSALRASLQSPQRTVLVHPEQLSSHADNSTDPEDRSQPQTTSRQLSPDRRTEFHVTLEQDDRSDDGSIPDQHSEELTANAEGAYEDMSEYLYPVECSTDSSDDEVSDTSDRLLDEIRRQVRQSMGVDSSSIGLRSRLLPNIIAPPAGPYSGNAEATEPVPPAEEVLSPHARFFIRRDKSSVSIKFDPPVSGRFVLVKMWSPFGNGTVDIQNITAYGYAGPRFFPSLQFR, from the exons ATG TCTGACAATTTTGACTACCCTCCGGCATCAAACGATCACCCCCCAAGACCCCAATTATCGCAGGCCACCCACGCCCGTTTAAATCTAGCAAGTCAACTACGACACCTTCGAGAGCTCATTGAATTTCATGACGGGGATGGAACACAAAGAGACCGTGCGTTGGACACCCTTAACCGTGAAGTAGAGGAGTCGTACCCTGCCACTGCGGCGTCTCGATTGTCAGATTACCGTCTTAATAATAGGTCGTCAGGGGATCACGCTGAACGCCGTGATCGTCTGCGACGTGCTATGCAAGATGCTTCAGATGCCGTTGAAACTCACCTGATTAGTACCGGGTCAAGAAGACCAAGAGCAGGATGGGAGGACGATTTATCGATGATGGTAGGAGCACGGAGACTTGCCGATATTAATGGACTGAGCGGCATTCAGTCGGCCCAGGAGCGATTGAGGGCAGCGAGTTCAACAATTCGAACCTTGTTGGATGATAGTAATGCGACCCCTGGTCCTGCTTCCCGCGAACATCCTTCCGAGAGACAATCAAGCCGTCGACGGAATAAGCGGATCAAACTTGATTCCGATGATAAACGCGAAGGCATACGGGGTTTAAGCTACGGACACTACGGTCAGGTTGTGCCTGGGGCGCTGGAGATGGAAATTCTCAGCTGCGATGGAGGGGCTTATGGATTAAACGGTCGAACCTCGTGGCCACAGAATATCCTGGAGAATGACAATTCAGTGTTTAGTGCCAAGAACGAACGATGCAACATTATACTAAAGCACCACGGCCAAACCCCATTTTGTTTGAGAAGATTGGTTATTAAAGCTCCAAACTCTGGATATGATGGACC GGCTGGTATTCGTGAGGGGATGGTCTTTGTGACTATGGCATCGGATGAGCTACTCAGTCGTACGGCCCGGTATCATATAATCTATTCTTGTCGACCTTTGCGGCCACCGCCTCGCCGACATTCTTGGCAGACTACCTCACAACGATATCTTAGCGCTCTTCGAGCCTCGCTACAGTCACCACAACGCACAGTTCTAGTACACCCAGAACAATTATCTTCCCACGCAGATAATTCGACTGACCCCGAAGACCGTAGCCAGCCCCAAACCACTAGCCGACAGTTATCGCCAGACCGTCGTACGGAATTTCATGTCACTCTAGAACAAGACGATAGGTCTGACGATGGATCTATACCCGATCAACACTCAGAGGAGTTGACAGCTAATGCTGAAGGAGCATATGAGGATATGTCCGAGTATCTATATCCGGTGGAGTGTAGCACCGATAGTAGTGATGATGAAGTGAGTGACACGTCTGATCGTCTCCTCGACGAAATTCGACGTCAGGTGCGACAATCAATGGGTGTCGATTCGAGCAGTATTGGACTCAGGAGCCGATTACTACCGAATATCATCGCTCCTCCAGCAGGGCCGTACTCTGGCAACGCGGAGGCTACTGAGCCAGTCCCACCTGCAGAGGAGGTCCTCTCCCCACATGCAAGGTTTTTTATCAGAAGAGACAAGAGCTCCGTCAGTATCAAGTTCGATCCGCCTGT GTCTGGGCGGTTTGTCCTCGTCAAAATGTGGAGTCCGTTCGGAAATGGCACAGTCGATATTCAAAACATCACTGCGTACGGTTATGCAGGTCCTCGGTTCTTCCCTTCATTGCAGTTCAGGTAG